The Hippopotamus amphibius kiboko isolate mHipAmp2 chromosome 3, mHipAmp2.hap2, whole genome shotgun sequence genomic interval CCTTCGGCTGATAACTGTGATACCCTGTCTTGCTGTCCATACACTAAACACAAATAACGTCTACAAAGGTCCCAGGAATCCTTATATTCTCTGTTTTTGTACTCTAGAACTTTCTATGCTTTCTTAAAGGTGGACACTTTGAAGAGTTTCAATTCAAAGTTGAAGCTTTGAAACATCCCCAAGACACACAGGAAAAGTTGCTGTGTCTTAAAAGCACAGTACACAGCATGCTGATCTCCTAGGTATGCCGCCTATGTTCATTTCGCCTGCTTAATGGAGTGACAGCATGCTTGCATTCTGAATAGATGGCATACAAAGCCGTAAAAACATGTACATTTCTTTTCAAGTAACACTAAGAGCCACCACTTGTAAACAGGGTGtttaatattctaattttagACAGCCTGCATTCACATTGTGGTTTCATGCGCAGGATAAAATTTCTATTTACAAAGTAGTCTCAAAAATGACTTCATAATGGTAGATCAAGAGCAAAAGAGTTTAGAAATTGAATGATGTAAATCATATGGGGGTTCAGAGGCTAAGCAAATTACACACCCTGAAGCAGCCCTGGCTTTTATGAAAGGAGCCTTTCTCCAGCTCTGTGCAATCCCAGCCCAAGGGAGCTTGCATCTGAGAGTTTTCTAAACATTTCAGGTACACTTGAAAGCTGAAAGTAATTCTCATTTCCTATGCTGGATTAAGTCGTTTCCAGCACACACAAAATAGCAGTCACTCACCATCGCATATAAAAACACACCACCAGAAAGGTAAGGGCTCCAGAGTACaaaggcacattaaaaaaaaaaaaaaaaaatagagcgcaggagaaacacattttttttaaattcctcctAAAAACGTCCATAAGGCCTCCTGACCTCTTTACTTGCTATCCACTTACTGATTAATTGATGCCTTTCCACTCAGACCGTTTCAATTAATGCAGCTAACACATGTCCTGGGACACCCCCCTTCCCAATCCAAAAAACTTAGTAAAGTCGAACATGCCAAGACTCATTCGTGTTGGATTCGGATTTAGAGGCAGTTCTTGAACTTAGAACTCTGGCAACGAGAGGTCTTGCAAGGCAGCTGCAACTGACGTCCGCAGGGCTCCCAGActgtcccctctctggctgcgcCCGCGGGGACACTCGGGCTGCCCCGCTGGAGCCCGGCGGCCGCTCCCGAAGTTGCAAACTCCGCGGAACCTCCGCGAAGGCGGCGCGCTGAGGCGCGGATGGAGAGGCGCCCTTCCCCGCGCGGGCCGGGGTGCACCCGGCCGGGCGCACAAAGCGGCGCGGGAACCGAGCGGGGGAACGAGCGGGGAACTCACCGTTCTGCTCCTTGTTGCTGGCGAGCTGGAGTTTGCTGCTCAGGTTGGACTCAGCCCGGGTCCCGGGTCTCTGGCCGGCCAGGGCGGATGTCAGCAGGAGGAGCCCGAAGAGGAGCATTGGGCTGAGCGGGCGGGCGCGCGGTCGGCGGGCACTGGGGGAGCGGGGCTCCGGGCCGGGCTCAGCGCCGCCGGGGGAGGGCCGCGCCGGGCGGGACGCGCCGCGCCTGCTCTGGCCGCCGAGCCTCGCGGGGTCCTTTTCACATCCTCCCATCCAAGACTTTCTCCGAGGGCCCTCTTCGGTGTCTCCAGTTTGTGCCGAGGATCAAAGCAAAACCTGGACCTGAACCAGTTTCCCAAGGTTTAAACAAATCCTGCGCTGTGCcgaggcggtgggggtggggtgggggcgaaggcgagggaggaaaggggggtggggacgCGGGGAGCCGGGCACGCCGAGGAGTCCCCGGCGAGGGGCCGGGAGCACCTGTCAGCCAGGGGACGGCACCGGCGGCGGGTCGGGGGTCGCTCGGGGCCGGCCTCCAGCCCGCTCGGCGGCGGGCACTTTCCGATCAATCACAAAGCTGCCGATCGATGCGCTCTCCGGGCGCCGCgaccgccccgcccccaccccgagggggaggggagacccaGGCGCGGGCGCGGCGCCGGGGCCGGGGGTCCCGAGCGGAGCCGGGGTCCGGGCCGAGGCCGCCCCGGGCCGGGCGCACAGAGGCCGCGGGACGCGCTCCCCGCCTGGCGCGCGGCGCGGATCCGGCACCTGGATGCGGTTCCCGCGACCCGAACTCCCGGGTCcgggcgcccccgccccgcgcagCACGGGAGGTCGGGCTGGGGTCGCTCGGGGGCCGCTCGGCGTCCCCTCCCCTGCGCTCGGGCGGCGCGGCAAGTGGGCCCCGGGCGCGGAGCAGGCCGGCGCGGAGCTCGCCTGTCCCCTCCCCTTCACCACCTTCCCGGCGGCGGGGGGGCCGGGGTCCCGCGCGCCGGGGCCGCCGCCGGGCGGTCCGGCAGGTGCCGGCGCGCACTGGGTGCCGCGGGGCCCCGGCGGGGGATGCGGCCCGAGCGGCCCGGGCTCCCCTCCCCGGACGCCCAGAGCCCCAGATAACGAGCCGGACGGGCGCTGAGGGCGCTGCCGGAGCCAGAAGAAGTGGGAAGAACTTCCTGCCActtccctcctccccgcccccgagCAGGGGCTCCTCGTTCCTTCCCGAGGGGACCCCCGTTCCCAAAGGGCTGAGCCGGCACCCTCGGCCAGGGTTGTTGGGCTGAAGGAAGCAGGGAAACAGGAACCCAGGAATTTCTTTCCCTCCAGCTTCCAGTTCTCTGAAGCAGAGGTTggaaaagcaaaagtaaa includes:
- the LOC130848486 gene encoding basic proline-rich protein-like, with product ILRCAEAVGVGWGRRRGRKGGWGRGEPGTPRSPRRGAGSTCQPGDGTGGGSGVARGRPPARSAAGTFRSITKLPIDALSGRRDRPAPTPRGRGDPGAGAAPGPGVPSGAGVRAEAAPGRAHRGRGTRSPPGARRGSGTWMRFPRPELPGPGAPAPRSTGGRAGVARGPLGVPSPALGRRGKWAPGAEQAGAELACPLPFTTFPAAGGPGSRAPGPPPGGPAGAGAHWVPRGPGGGCGPSGPGSPPRTPRAPDNEPDGR